A single region of the Etheostoma cragini isolate CJK2018 chromosome 3, CSU_Ecrag_1.0, whole genome shotgun sequence genome encodes:
- the vtna gene encoding vitronectin a isoform X2, which yields MRPWAVLLLALLAQTFAGDESCMGRCENGFDSQRKCQCDSMCKYYRSCCSDFEVTCGMMTRGDTFVLAEDDDGELFEGTTPSLRRSAHDQSVNRQLPPTQQPISDFDHRPQQHPETTLEMNKPPQLLDTILQNIPVTQKTSISQTVQPTQMFPSTTEPSRTDTAATEAPDPDAVACSGRPFDSFMRLKNGSIYAFRGEYFFELDQKSVLPGYPKLIKDVWGISGPIDAAFTRINCQGKTYIFKGNKYWRFDNGMLDEDYPRDISVGFDKIPDHVDAAFALPSPGHNGKEKVYFFKGDQYYMYEFLHQPSHEECITMSERSPSTLFRRYTDMYNNNFERVISELFSDLPRHHDKHHFIDKDWKGLKSPVDAVMAGRMYVPPRSVTQRRYDDQPDQQWGQQQGQQWNQQQYQQYGQQWGRRRQKRSPYWGSMAERGMNTGQDFAEAGMEMGRRLAERRMEMEERLRRDWDRRWDQDWDQDRRRDGYRQNNRGNYDSRDDRSYWGSIQSNLPIQSVYFFKGATYSRVDLRTKRVDHATPPYPRSIAKYWLGCSDTTGAEK from the exons ATGAGGCCGTGGGCTGTCCTGCTGCTCGCTCTGCTCGCTCAGACTTTTGCTGGAGATG AGTCCTGTATGGGTCGCTGTGAGAATGGCTTTGACTCCCAGAGGAAGTGCCAGTGTGACTCGATGTGCAAGTATTACAGGAGCTGCTGCTCTGACTTCGAGGTCACCTGTGGCATGATGA CTCGCGGAGACACCTTTGTGTTAGCAGAGGACGATGATGGTGAGCTGTTTGAAGGTACCACTCCATCGCTCAGACGTTCAGCCCACGACCAGTCTGTCAATCGTCAGCTTCCGCCCACACAACAGCCCATCTCAGACTTTGATCACAGGCCACAGCAACATCCAGAAACCACACTGGAAATGAACAAACCCCCTCAACTGTTGGATACCATACTTCAGAATATCCCtgttacacaaaaaacatccatttcACAGACAGTCCAACCAACACAGATGTTCCCCAGCACAACTGAACCCTCTCGGACCGAT ACAGCCGCTACTGAAGCCCCCGACCCAGACGCTGTGGCCTGCAGTGGGAGGCCCTTTGACTCCTTCATGCGGCTAAAGAATGGTTCCATATATGCCTTCAGAG GGGAGTACTTTTTTGAACTGGACCAGAAATCAGTGCTTCCTGGTTATCCAAAGCTCATAAAGGACGTGTGGGGCATCAGTGGGCCTATTGATGCTGCCTTCACTCGCATCAACTGTCAAGGGAAGACTTATATCTTTAAG GGAAACAAGTACTGGAGGTTTGACAACGGCATGTTGGATGAAGACTACCCTCGAGATATCAGCGTGGGCTTTGACAAAATTCCTGATCATGTGGATGCAGCTTTTGCTCTGCCATCTCCTGGTCACAATGGAAAAGAGAAGGTCTACTTTTTCAAAG GGGATCAGTATTACATGTACGAGTTTTTGCACCAGCCGTCCCATGAGGAATGTATCACCATGTCAGAGAGGTCTCCATCCACACTGTTCAGGCGCTACACTGACATGTACAACAACAACTTTGAACGTGTTATCAGCGAGCTCTTCTCTGACT TGCCTCGGCATCATGACAAACACCACTTCATTGATAAGGACTGGAAGGGCCTCAAGTCTCCAGTGGATGCTGTCATGGCCGGCAGAATGTACGTCCCTCCCCGGAGCGTCACACAACGCCGCTACGACGACCAGCCTGACCAGCAGTGGGGTCAACAGCAGGGCCAGCAGTGGAACCAGCAGCAGTACCAGCAGTATGGACAGCAGTGGGGTCGTAGGAGGCAAAAACGTTCACCCTACTGGGGATCCATGGCTGAGCGGGGGATGAATACGGGCCAGGACTTTGCAGAGGCCGGGATGGAAATGGGTCGGAGGttggcagagaggaggatggagatggaggagaggctCAGACGAGACTGGGACAGACGCTGGGATCAAGACTGGGACCAGGACAGACGGAGAGATGGTTACCGCCAGAACAACAGAGGCAACTATGACTCCAGAGATGACAGGTCATACTGGGGGTCCATCCAGAGCAATCTGCCCATACAGAGTGTCTACTTCTTTAAAGGAG CTACATACTCCAGAGTGGACCTCAGGACCAAGAGAGTTGACCACGCCACGCCTCCCTATCCCAGGTCCATCGCCAAGTACTGGCTCGGCTGTTCAGACACCACTGGGGCAGAAAAGTAG
- the vtna gene encoding vitronectin a isoform X1 — protein MRPWAVLLLALLAQTFAGDESCMGRCENGFDSQRKCQCDSMCKYYRSCCSDFEVTCGMMTRGDTFVLAEDDDGELFEGTTPSLRRSAHDQSVNRQLPPTQQPISDFDHRPQQHPETTLEMNKPPQLLDTILQNIPVTQKTSISQTVQPTQMFPSTTEPSRTDPAAETTTVPITTAATEAPDPDAVACSGRPFDSFMRLKNGSIYAFRGEYFFELDQKSVLPGYPKLIKDVWGISGPIDAAFTRINCQGKTYIFKGNKYWRFDNGMLDEDYPRDISVGFDKIPDHVDAAFALPSPGHNGKEKVYFFKGDQYYMYEFLHQPSHEECITMSERSPSTLFRRYTDMYNNNFERVISELFSDLPRHHDKHHFIDKDWKGLKSPVDAVMAGRMYVPPRSVTQRRYDDQPDQQWGQQQGQQWNQQQYQQYGQQWGRRRQKRSPYWGSMAERGMNTGQDFAEAGMEMGRRLAERRMEMEERLRRDWDRRWDQDWDQDRRRDGYRQNNRGNYDSRDDRSYWGSIQSNLPIQSVYFFKGATYSRVDLRTKRVDHATPPYPRSIAKYWLGCSDTTGAEK, from the exons ATGAGGCCGTGGGCTGTCCTGCTGCTCGCTCTGCTCGCTCAGACTTTTGCTGGAGATG AGTCCTGTATGGGTCGCTGTGAGAATGGCTTTGACTCCCAGAGGAAGTGCCAGTGTGACTCGATGTGCAAGTATTACAGGAGCTGCTGCTCTGACTTCGAGGTCACCTGTGGCATGATGA CTCGCGGAGACACCTTTGTGTTAGCAGAGGACGATGATGGTGAGCTGTTTGAAGGTACCACTCCATCGCTCAGACGTTCAGCCCACGACCAGTCTGTCAATCGTCAGCTTCCGCCCACACAACAGCCCATCTCAGACTTTGATCACAGGCCACAGCAACATCCAGAAACCACACTGGAAATGAACAAACCCCCTCAACTGTTGGATACCATACTTCAGAATATCCCtgttacacaaaaaacatccatttcACAGACAGTCCAACCAACACAGATGTTCCCCAGCACAACTGAACCCTCTCGGACCGATCCAGCAGCCGAGACAACCACTGTTCCCATCACAACAGCCGCTACTGAAGCCCCCGACCCAGACGCTGTGGCCTGCAGTGGGAGGCCCTTTGACTCCTTCATGCGGCTAAAGAATGGTTCCATATATGCCTTCAGAG GGGAGTACTTTTTTGAACTGGACCAGAAATCAGTGCTTCCTGGTTATCCAAAGCTCATAAAGGACGTGTGGGGCATCAGTGGGCCTATTGATGCTGCCTTCACTCGCATCAACTGTCAAGGGAAGACTTATATCTTTAAG GGAAACAAGTACTGGAGGTTTGACAACGGCATGTTGGATGAAGACTACCCTCGAGATATCAGCGTGGGCTTTGACAAAATTCCTGATCATGTGGATGCAGCTTTTGCTCTGCCATCTCCTGGTCACAATGGAAAAGAGAAGGTCTACTTTTTCAAAG GGGATCAGTATTACATGTACGAGTTTTTGCACCAGCCGTCCCATGAGGAATGTATCACCATGTCAGAGAGGTCTCCATCCACACTGTTCAGGCGCTACACTGACATGTACAACAACAACTTTGAACGTGTTATCAGCGAGCTCTTCTCTGACT TGCCTCGGCATCATGACAAACACCACTTCATTGATAAGGACTGGAAGGGCCTCAAGTCTCCAGTGGATGCTGTCATGGCCGGCAGAATGTACGTCCCTCCCCGGAGCGTCACACAACGCCGCTACGACGACCAGCCTGACCAGCAGTGGGGTCAACAGCAGGGCCAGCAGTGGAACCAGCAGCAGTACCAGCAGTATGGACAGCAGTGGGGTCGTAGGAGGCAAAAACGTTCACCCTACTGGGGATCCATGGCTGAGCGGGGGATGAATACGGGCCAGGACTTTGCAGAGGCCGGGATGGAAATGGGTCGGAGGttggcagagaggaggatggagatggaggagaggctCAGACGAGACTGGGACAGACGCTGGGATCAAGACTGGGACCAGGACAGACGGAGAGATGGTTACCGCCAGAACAACAGAGGCAACTATGACTCCAGAGATGACAGGTCATACTGGGGGTCCATCCAGAGCAATCTGCCCATACAGAGTGTCTACTTCTTTAAAGGAG CTACATACTCCAGAGTGGACCTCAGGACCAAGAGAGTTGACCACGCCACGCCTCCCTATCCCAGGTCCATCGCCAAGTACTGGCTCGGCTGTTCAGACACCACTGGGGCAGAAAAGTAG
- the sarm1 gene encoding sterile alpha and TIR motif-containing protein 1, with amino-acid sequence MLLSLTLLLWRLHRQFFIMFSSDRLTVPEYVSRLRRGRSGSGTVSDPKAVSPGVNANVKAVLDYSIPALRSAIRKLKSSKETSDSDETRSAIAELFQLVEEAWVLPTVGRQVAEEICNRIRLDGGLELLLQLQQTPAVEITYESAKLLEQILTSENRDYVARMGLGVILNLTRHQEDAQLARSVSGILEHMFKHTEETSVHLISNGALDALLFWCRGTDPTVLRHCAVALANCAMYGGHRCQRLMIEKQAAEWLFPLAFSKEDELIRFHACLAVTVLAANREIEKQVVKSGTLELVEPFIASLDPDDFARSLLDSADCMQGKTAADLQQLLPLLDGTRVEGKCIAAFYLCVETSIKSRQRNTKIFQEIGAVQSLKRMVMYSSNGTACALAKRALSMMGEEVPKPILSCVPNWKTSEVQTWLQQVGFSAYCDRFQELQVDGDLLLNITDQELSDDLGMTAGLTRKRFLRDLRVLKTYANYSTCDPNNMADWLVEVDPRFRQYTYGLVQSGVDSNNVQSLTDLQLQNDCHIDNGVHRAKILSANHRALKPCHTDAQPAGPDVFISYRRTTGSQLASLLKVHLQVRGYSVFIDVEKLEAGKFQDKLIQSVQRARNFILVLSANALDKCMGDTDMKDWVHKEIVTAMAGKKNIVPVTDNFTWPDPMSMPEDMRAILNFNGIKWSHEYQEATIEKILRFLKGHKDQIDGPDASKGQKKK; translated from the exons ATGCTGTTGTCTCTGACGCTCTTGCTGTGGAGGCTTCACCGACAATTCTTCATCATGTTTAGCTCAGACAGACTTACAGTCCCGGAATATGTCAGCCGGCTGCGGAGAGGAAGGAGCGGCTCCGGGACGGTCTCCGACCCCAAAGCGGTCTCTCCGGGCGTCAATGCGAACGTCAAGGCGGTTCTGGACTACTCAATCCCCGCCCTGCGCTCCGCCATCAGAAAGCTAAAGTCATCCAAGGAGACCTCTGATTCCGATGAGACCCGCAGTGCCATCGCAGAGCTCTTCCAGCTGGTGGAGGAGGCCTGGGTTTTGCCCACTGTAGGCCGTCAGGTGGCCGAAGAGATCTGCAACCGGATCCGGCTGGATGGAggtctggagctgctgctgcagcttcaaCAGACGCCTGCCGTGGAGATCACCTACGAGTCTGCAAAGCTGCTGGAGCAGATACTGACCTCAGAGAACAG AGATTATGTAGCACGAATGGGTCTGGGGGTCATCCTCAACCTGACTCGACATCAGGAAGATGCACAGCTGGCTCGCAGTGTCTCGGGGATCCTGGAGCACATGTTCAAACACACCGAGGAGACGTCTGTCCACCTCATCTCTAACGGTGCCCTGGACGCCCTCCTCTTCTGGTGCCGGGGTACAGATCCCACTGTCCTGCGCCACTGTGCTGTGGCACTGGCAAACTGTGCCATGTACGGAGGCCACCGCTGCCAGCGGTTGATGATCGAGAAACAGGCGGCTGAGTGGCTTTTCCCACTGGCTTTTTCTAAAGAGGATGAACTCATTCGCTTCCACGCATGTCTGGCTGTGACTGTGTTAGCCGCAAACCGAGAAATTGAAAAACAGGTGGTGAAATCTGGAACCCTGGAGCTGGTGGAGCCATTCATCGCATCTTTGGATCCAGATGACTTTGCCCGCAGTTTATTGGACAGTGCAGACTGCATGCAGGGTAAGACAGCAGCGGATCTTCAGCAACTTTTGCCATTACTGGATGGCACAAGAGTGGAGGGAAAGTGCATTGCAGCCTTTTACCTTTGTGTAGAGACCAGCATCAAGTCACGTCAGCGCAACACTAAG ATATTTCAAGAGATCGGAGCAGTGCAGAGCCTAAAAAGAATGGTCATGTACTCCAGTAATGGCACAGCCTGTGCCCTCGCCAAGCGGGCTCTGAGCATGATGGGAGAAGAAGTGCCGAAACCTATCTTGTCATGTGTGCCCAACTGGAAAACCTCTGAAGTGCAAACCTGGCTGCAGCAGGTTGGCTTTAGTGCCTATTGTGACCGTTTCCAG GAGCTCCAGGTGGATGGAGACCTCCTGCTGAACATCACGGACCAGGAACTGAGCGATGATCTGGGCATGACCGCAGGCCTCACTCGCAAGAG GTTTTTGAGAGACTTACGTGTGTTGAAGACTTATGCCAACTACTCCACATGTGACCCCAACAACATGGCTGACTGGTTAGTTGAGGTGGACCCTCGTTTCCGTCAGTACACCTATGGCCTTGTCCAGTCAGGAGTGGATAGCAACAACGTCCAGAGCTTGACCGATCTGCAGCTCCAGAATGACTGCCACATAGACAACGGAGTCCACAGAGCCAAAATACTCTCTGCCAACCACAGAGCCTTAAAACCATGCCACACAGATGCCCAGCCTGCAGGGCCCGACGTCTTCATCAGCTACCGTCGGACTACCGGCTCCCAGCTGGCCAG CCTTCTGAAGGTGCACCTGCAGGTTCGAGGATACAGCGTCTTCATAGATGTGGAGAAGCTGGAGGCCGGTAAATTCCAGGACAAACTGATCCAGAGCGTACAGCGGGCGCGGAACTTCATACTGGTCCTGTCTGCCAATGCGCTTGACAAGTGCATGGGTGACACTGACATGAAGGATTGGGTGCATAAG GAGATAGTCACGGCCATGGCTGGTAAGAAGAACATAGTTCCTGTCACAGATAACTTTACGTGGCCGGACCCCATGTCTATGCCCGAGGACATGAGAGCAATTCTTAACTTCAATGGCATCAA ATGGTCCCATGAATATCAGGAAGCCACGATTGAGAAGATCCTACGCTTTCTGAAAGGACACAAAGACCAAATTGACGGCCCAGACGCCTCCAAAgggcagaaaaagaaataa
- the slc46a1 gene encoding proton-coupled folate transporter — MDELDTAAILPGDVFNATSTDDETTDSCVHKEEEADVPTTRCRRPPFTCSSPVSVEPVLFLSMFSLALQSPLSTQYLWDRISEDLGYNGSKSSECNNGSVPTDPLQTEVETLTAHWNLYISLGGFSIGLLVVPLLGSWSDLAGRRPVLIIPNLGLALQAVVYLVVMYLKLPVVYFLVGRMLSGLSGDFNAILAGCFAYVADTSDRRSRTFRVAVLEACLGLAGMLASIIGGQWRRAQGYINPFWLVLATNLASALYAYLFVRESVLPDPSAKLLTSRHYKAVWHLFSTGGSNSEADRGFHRCKLWLYTLCFFLVVTVHFGSMELYVLYELSSPLCWGPALIGYGSAAQHLAYLSSLLGLKIMQRCLEDSWVALVGLASNIIGLVVFSVADTIQLMFTGYGLCFLFMAATPVLRSKLSKLVDPSEQGALFASVACVQSLCFLVGSGIFNSLYPATLHFMKGFPFLFAAIILFIPTGIIGTLQCLDQRRDHRDSTAS, encoded by the exons ATGGACGAGCTGGACACCGCTGCGATCCTTCCCGGCGATGTGTTCAACGCCACATCCACGGACGATGAAACCACCGACTCGTGTGTTCACAAAGAGGAGGAGGCTGATGTACCGACCACCCGCTGCAGACGACCACCGTTTACATGCTCGTCGCCGGTTTCCGTGGAGCCAGTGTTGTTTCTCTCCATGTTTTCTCTGGCCTTGCAGTCGCCTCTTTCCACTCAGTATCTGTGGGACCGCATCAGCGAGGACCTCGGATACAACGGCTCCAAGAGTTCGGAGTGCAACAACGGCTCTGTGCCCACTGACCCTCTTCAAACG gagGTGGAAACCTTGACAGCCCACTGGAACCTTTACATCAGTCTTGGGGGCTTTTCTATAGGCCTGTTGGTGGTGCCTCTCCTGGGCTCATGGAGCGACCTTGCCGGGCGCAGACCTGTCCTTATCATCCCCAACCTAGGCCTTGCCCTCCAAGCAGTGGTTTACCTAGTGGTGATGTATCTGAAGCTGCCTGTGGTCTACTTTTTAGTAGGCAGGATGCTTAGTGGCCTTTCAGGTGATTTCAACGCCATCCTGGCAGGCTGCTTTGCATATGTGGCTGATACCAGCGACAGAAGGTCCCGCACCTTTAGGGTGGCAGTCTTGGAGGCTTGTCTGGGCCTAGCAGGAATGCTAGCCAGCATCATCGGAGGGCAGTGGCGGCGGGCACAAGG GTACATCAACCCCTTCTGGCTGGTCCTGGCCACTAACTTGGCTTCGGCTCTGTACGCTTACCTGTTTGTCCGTGAGTCTGTCCTGCCAGACCCAAGTGCCAAGCTCCTCACCTCTCGCCATTACAAAGCTGTGTGGCACCTCTTCTCAACAGGAGGGAGTAACAGTGAGGCTGATAGAGGATTTCACAGATGCAAGTTGTGGTTGTACACACTGTGTTTCTTTCTGGTGGTGACTGTACACTTCGGCAGCATGGAGTTGTATGTGCTGTATGAGCTGAGCTCACCGCTGTGCTGGGGGCCAGCCCTCATTGGCTACGGATCAGCCGCTCAGCACCTGGCCTACCTCAGCAGTCTGCTGGGGCTGAAGATCatgcagcgctgcctggaagacTCCTGGGTGGCTCTCGTGGGTCTGGCTTCCAATATCATCGGGCTGGTTGTCTTCTCTGTCGCTGACACCATCCAGCTCATGTTCACAG GTTATGGTCTGTGTTTCCTCTTCATGGCTGCAACCCCTGTGCTCAGGTCCAAACTTTCCAAGTTGGTGGACCCATCGGAACAAG GTGCCCTGTTTGCATCTGTTGCCTGTGTGCAGAGCTTATGTTTTCTGGTTGGCAGTGGCATCTTCAACTCTCTCTACCCAGCCACACTGCACTTCATGAAGGGCTTCCCCTTCCTCTTTGCTGCCATCATCCTCTTCATCCCCACTGGAATTATTGG GACCCTGCAATGTTTAGACCAGAGGAGAGACCACAGAGACTCCACAGCATCCTGA